One Salvelinus fontinalis isolate EN_2023a chromosome 11, ASM2944872v1, whole genome shotgun sequence DNA window includes the following coding sequences:
- the LOC129865682 gene encoding high affinity immunoglobulin epsilon receptor subunit gamma-like isoform X1 → MGGRFQVLSALPLWLSFGSAAALVEPQICYILDAILFLYGIILTVLYCRIKYFTQMAPVTGTGRAKPVNAEESIYTGLTPHTADTYQTIGQKKGLH, encoded by the exons ATGGGAGGCAGATTCCAGGTTCTTTCAGCTCTTCCTTTGTGGTTGAGCTTTGGCAGCGCTG cGGCCCTGGTTGAGCCTCAGATCTGCTACATCCtggacgccatcttgtttctaTACGGTATCATCCTTACCGTGCTATACTGCAGGATCAAG TATTTCACACAGATGGCTCCGGTGACTGGGACTGGGAGAGCAAAGCCAGTG AATGCAGAGGAGAGCATCTATACG gGATTGACTCCTCACACTGCAGACACCTACCAGACCATCGGTCAGAAGAAAGGACTGCACTAG
- the LOC129865682 gene encoding high affinity immunoglobulin epsilon receptor subunit gamma-like isoform X2 — MGGRFQVLSALPLWLSFGSAAALVEPQICYILDAILFLYGIILTVLYCRIKMAPVTGTGRAKPVNAEESIYTGLTPHTADTYQTIGQKKGLH; from the exons ATGGGAGGCAGATTCCAGGTTCTTTCAGCTCTTCCTTTGTGGTTGAGCTTTGGCAGCGCTG cGGCCCTGGTTGAGCCTCAGATCTGCTACATCCtggacgccatcttgtttctaTACGGTATCATCCTTACCGTGCTATACTGCAGGATCAAG ATGGCTCCGGTGACTGGGACTGGGAGAGCAAAGCCAGTG AATGCAGAGGAGAGCATCTATACG gGATTGACTCCTCACACTGCAGACACCTACCAGACCATCGGTCAGAAGAAAGGACTGCACTAG
- the ndufs2 gene encoding NADH dehydrogenase [ubiquinone] iron-sulfur protein 2, mitochondrial produces MAGTMLRSLSKLGRPSTKLIRNSSLVSPACTVQQNRQKQWQPDVEWTEHYAGAVMYPSAITEKWIPPPWNDKDAPMEKEVSNLTINFGPQHPAAHGVLRLVLELSGESVKKCDPHVGLLHRGTEKLIEYKTYLQALPYFDRLDYVSMMCNEQAYSLAVEKLLNIQAPPRAQWIRVLFGELTRILNHIMAITTHALDIGAMTPFFWMFEEREKMFEFYERVSGARMHAAYVRPGGVHQDMPLGLMDDIYEWCKNFSIRIDEVEEMLTNNRIWKNRTVDIGVVSAEDALNYGFSGVMLRGSGIKWDLRKSQPYDKYDEVEFDVPIGSKGDCYDRYLCRVEEMRQSLRIMIEALNKMPAGEIKVDDAKVAPPKRSEMKMSMESLIHHFKLYTEGYQVPPGSTYTAVEAPKGEFGVYLVSDGSSRPYRCKIKAPGFAHLAALDMMAKGHMLADVVAIIGTQDIVFGEVDR; encoded by the exons ATGGCGGGGACAATGTTGAGGTCGCTTAGCAAACTCGGACGTCCTTCAACAAAATTGATTAGAAATAGTAGTTTGGTTAGCCCTGCTTGCACTGTCCAGCAAAACAG GCAGAAACAGTGGCAGCCAGATGTGGAGTGGACGGAGCACTATGCTGGGGCGGTGATGTACCCCAGCGCCATCACTGAGAAATGGATCCCCCCACCATGGAATG atAAGGATGCTCCTATGGAGAAGGAGGTGTCTAACCTGACCATTAACTTTGGCCCCCAGCACCCCGCAGCCCATGGCGTGCTGCGTCTGGTGCTGGAGCTCAGCGGGGAGTCAGTGAAGAAGTGTGATCCCCACGTGGGCCTGCTGCACCGCGGCACAGAAAAACTCATTGAGTACAAGACCTACCTGCAG GCGCTGCCTTACTTTGACAGGTTGGACTACGTGTCCATGATGTGTAACGAGCAGGCCTACTCTCTGGCCGTGGAGAAGCTGCTCAACATCCAGGCCCCACCCCGCGCACAGTGGATCAGAG TTCTTTTCGGAGAGCTGACTCGCATCCTGAACCACATCATGGCCATCACCACCCATGCCCTGGACATCGGAGCCATGACCCCCTTCTTCTGGATGttcgaggagagagagaag ATGTTTGAGTTCTATGAGCGTGTCTCAGGGGCCAGGATGCATGCAGCCTACGTCAGACCTGGAGGAGTACACCAG GACATGCCACTGGGACTAATGGATGATATCTACGAGTGGTGCAAGAACTTCTCCATCAGAATagatgaggtggaggagatgTTGACCAACAACCGTATCTGGAAGAACCGCACTGTGGACATCGGGGTTGTGTCTGCAGAGGACGCACTCAACTATGGCTTCAG TGGTGTGATGCTGAGGGGTTCAGGCATCAAGTGGGACCTGAGGAAGTCTCAGCCCTACGACAAGTATGACGAGGTGGAGTTTGACGTTCCCATCGGCAGCAAGGGAGACTGCTACGACAG GTACCTGTGCAGGGTGGAGGAGATGAGGCAGAGTCTCAGGATCATGATCGAGGCCCTCAACAAGATGCCAGCGGGAGAGATCAAAGTGGACGATGCCAAGGTGGCCCCGCCCAAGAGATCTGAGATGAAG ATGTCCATGGAGTCTCTGATCCatcactttaagctgtacacagagggttaccaggtgccccccGGATCCACATACACAGCTGTAGAAGCACCCAAG GGAGAGTTTGGTGTGTATCTGGTATCTGACGGCTCCAGCAGGCCCTACCGCTGCAAAATCAAAGCTCCAGGATTCGCTCACTTG GCCGCCCTGGATATGATGGCTAAAGGACACATGCTGGCTGACGTAGTGGCCATTATTG GCACCCAGGACATTGTGTTTGGAGAAGTTGACCGCTAA